One window of the Natronomonas marina genome contains the following:
- a CDS encoding MBL fold metallo-hydrolase encodes MPTELLDGVYDITCAETEAGRIRAFLFSDGTLVDCGLPSTTDALLEGIEATGIEPKRLVVTHADRDHAGGFDALVRELWVETYLPEDASLDSEYEPDHRYGDGDEIGPFEAVHVPGHRAHQHALIDEEGGVAVLADAVSGADQRGLPEGYFHLPPGVYTDDLNRAEESLERLTDFEFDAGLVYHGSSVLSNADEKLEAYVYRG; translated from the coding sequence ATGCCGACCGAACTCCTCGACGGCGTCTACGACATCACCTGCGCCGAGACGGAGGCCGGCCGCATCCGGGCGTTCCTCTTTTCAGACGGGACGCTCGTCGACTGCGGGCTGCCGTCGACGACCGACGCGCTCTTGGAGGGTATCGAGGCGACCGGGATCGAGCCGAAGCGACTGGTCGTCACGCACGCCGACCGCGACCACGCCGGCGGCTTCGACGCCCTCGTCCGCGAACTGTGGGTCGAGACGTACCTCCCCGAAGACGCGTCGCTGGACAGCGAGTACGAGCCGGATCACCGCTACGGCGACGGCGACGAGATCGGGCCCTTCGAGGCGGTCCACGTCCCCGGCCACCGCGCCCACCAGCACGCCCTGATCGACGAAGAGGGCGGCGTCGCGGTACTGGCCGACGCCGTCTCCGGCGCCGACCAGCGCGGCCTGCCCGAAGGCTACTTCCACCTGCCGCCGGGCGTCTACACCGACGACCTGAACCGCGCCGAGGAGTCCCTCGAACGGCTCACCGACTTCGAGTTCGACGCCGGCCTCGTCTACCACGGCTCGTCGGTGCTGTCGAACGCCGACGAGAAACTCGAGGCGTACGTCTACCGGGGGTGA
- a CDS encoding carbonic anhydrase, with the protein MSTLPDLLSGNADHAADFEDRFDEVQAGQRPEAVTVCCSDSRVLQDEMWSNDEPGRLFTCGNIGNRVIQRTADGEVVSGDVLYPLVHTGTRTAVVVGHTGCGAVTATYDALTDGISEPAGIEHCIELLKPHLEAGVEALPDGVERADAINRLVEYNVDRQVQFLLESDDVPADVDVDGVVYDFQDVYGGRRGEVHVVNVGGETDVDALRSAHPEIASRVDRLWEYPGA; encoded by the coding sequence ATGAGTACGCTCCCCGACCTGCTGTCGGGCAACGCCGACCACGCGGCCGACTTCGAGGACCGTTTCGACGAGGTTCAGGCCGGCCAGCGACCCGAGGCCGTCACCGTCTGCTGTTCCGACTCGCGGGTCCTGCAGGACGAGATGTGGAGCAACGACGAGCCGGGGCGGCTGTTCACCTGCGGCAACATCGGCAACCGGGTTATCCAGCGGACCGCCGACGGCGAGGTCGTCTCCGGGGACGTGCTGTACCCGCTCGTCCACACTGGGACGCGGACGGCCGTCGTCGTCGGGCACACGGGCTGTGGAGCCGTCACTGCGACGTACGACGCCCTGACCGACGGGATCTCGGAGCCGGCCGGCATCGAGCACTGCATCGAGTTGCTGAAACCGCACCTCGAGGCCGGCGTCGAGGCCCTTCCCGACGGGGTCGAACGGGCCGACGCCATCAACCGCCTCGTCGAGTACAACGTCGACCGGCAGGTCCAGTTCCTGCTGGAATCCGACGACGTCCCCGCCGACGTCGACGTCGACGGCGTCGTCTACGACTTCCAGGACGTCTACGGCGGCCGACGCGGCGAGGTCCACGTCGTCAACGTCGGCGGCGAGACGGACGTCGACGCTCTGCGGTCGGCCCACCCCGAAATCGCCAGCCGGGTCGACCGGCTCTGGGAGTACCCGGGCGCGTGA
- a CDS encoding small ribosomal subunit Rsm22 family protein, which translates to MTDTEAILENARYLRNVRPIDPEEIYEYVDGQPHPAVVRETLRAHAFELALREREDGTFVPVEEGTIRPTFDGVERFPETYARRFEELLVDRYGAGWPEGDAGDRLRARIDDLKAAYFADESVTYDAETALAYGIYHLPDYYAAIQYVLDELGRDGLLSRRLRVLDVGAGTGGPALGLHDYLPETTLVDYEAVEPSSAADVLEHLLAETRPGFDVTVHRETVQEHAGLADGTSAAERDDAYDLVLLGNVLSELDDPVEVAADCLDALAHDGTLVALSPAEERTATRLRAVERELLERAPEATVYAPTVRLWPDETPDDYGWTFRRESDIAVPSFQRRLDEAADGDGTYVNVDVQFAYLLVRTDDRRTVEYTPDPGSVARMAGMEDHVTDRIDLVALKLSPNLAEEGNPLFKISDGSERVDHYAVLTRESALNEALSRAPYGSLLAFENALVLWNDDESAYNVVVDAETVVDRLA; encoded by the coding sequence ATGACCGACACCGAGGCCATCCTCGAGAACGCCCGCTACCTGCGGAACGTCCGCCCGATCGATCCCGAGGAGATCTACGAGTACGTCGACGGACAGCCCCACCCGGCGGTCGTCCGGGAGACGCTCAGAGCGCACGCCTTCGAACTCGCCCTCCGAGAGCGCGAGGACGGTACCTTCGTGCCCGTCGAGGAGGGGACGATACGGCCGACCTTCGACGGCGTCGAACGGTTCCCGGAGACCTACGCGCGGCGGTTCGAGGAGCTGCTCGTCGACCGCTACGGCGCCGGCTGGCCGGAGGGCGACGCCGGCGACCGCCTCCGGGCACGAATCGACGACCTGAAAGCGGCCTACTTCGCCGACGAGAGCGTCACCTACGACGCCGAGACCGCCCTCGCCTACGGCATCTACCACCTGCCGGACTACTACGCGGCGATACAGTACGTCCTCGACGAACTCGGCCGCGACGGGCTGCTCTCGCGGCGACTGCGGGTGCTCGACGTCGGCGCCGGGACGGGCGGGCCGGCGCTGGGACTCCACGACTACCTCCCCGAGACGACGCTCGTCGACTACGAGGCCGTCGAGCCGAGCTCGGCCGCAGACGTCCTGGAGCACCTGCTCGCCGAGACTCGGCCGGGGTTCGACGTCACCGTCCACCGCGAGACCGTCCAGGAACACGCCGGCCTCGCCGACGGGACATCCGCGGCCGAGCGAGACGACGCCTACGACCTCGTCCTCCTGGGGAACGTGCTCTCGGAACTCGACGACCCGGTCGAGGTCGCGGCGGACTGTCTCGACGCACTGGCCCACGACGGGACGCTCGTGGCGCTGTCGCCGGCCGAAGAGCGGACCGCCACCCGCCTCCGTGCGGTCGAGCGGGAACTGCTGGAGCGGGCCCCCGAAGCCACCGTGTACGCGCCGACCGTCCGGCTGTGGCCCGACGAGACGCCCGACGACTACGGCTGGACGTTCCGCCGGGAGTCCGACATCGCGGTCCCCTCCTTCCAGCGGCGGCTCGACGAGGCGGCCGACGGCGACGGCACCTACGTCAACGTCGACGTGCAGTTCGCCTATCTGCTCGTCCGCACCGACGACCGGCGGACCGTCGAGTACACGCCCGACCCCGGCTCGGTCGCCAGGATGGCCGGGATGGAGGACCACGTCACCGACCGGATCGACCTGGTGGCGCTGAAGCTCTCGCCGAACCTGGCCGAGGAGGGCAACCCCCTGTTCAAGATCAGCGACGGCTCCGAGCGGGTCGACCACTACGCCGTTCTGACGCGGGAGTCGGCGCTGAACGAGGCCCTGAGCCGGGCGCCGTACGGCTCGTTGCTCGCCTTCGAGAACGCTCTGGTGCTGTGGAACGACGACGAGTCCGCCTACAACGTCGTGGTCGACGCCGAGACGGTCGTCGACCGCCTCGCCTGA
- a CDS encoding aminoglycoside N(3)-acetyltransferase has product MGERDAVEAVEEPITVDSLRADLRDLGVREGETLLVHSSLRSLGWVAGGAQAVVEALQGAVTETGTLVVPTFTGQYTDPSAWSNPPVPDEWVERMPERMPTFRPAVTPTRGMGAVPECLRTEPAAVRSRHPETSFAAWGADADAVVADHDYDYGLGEGSPLASIYDRGGRVLLLGVGHDVDSSLHLAEYRASVEMEAVRHRAPVLRDGEREMVAYEDIATSTDDFEALGADFEREVGATEAPVGAGTAKLLDQSALVDFAVEWFEANRGP; this is encoded by the coding sequence ATGGGAGAGCGAGACGCCGTCGAGGCCGTCGAGGAGCCGATTACCGTCGACTCCCTTCGCGCCGACCTGCGGGACCTGGGCGTGAGGGAGGGCGAGACGCTGCTGGTTCACTCCTCGCTGCGGTCGCTGGGGTGGGTCGCCGGCGGCGCCCAGGCGGTCGTCGAGGCGCTGCAGGGTGCGGTGACCGAGACGGGCACGCTCGTCGTGCCGACGTTCACCGGCCAGTACACCGACCCGTCGGCGTGGTCGAACCCGCCGGTGCCCGACGAGTGGGTCGAGAGGATGCCCGAACGGATGCCGACCTTCCGTCCGGCAGTCACGCCGACCCGGGGGATGGGTGCGGTGCCGGAGTGTCTGCGGACCGAACCGGCGGCGGTCCGGAGCCGCCACCCCGAGACCTCCTTCGCGGCGTGGGGTGCCGACGCCGACGCCGTCGTCGCCGACCACGACTACGACTACGGACTGGGAGAGGGGTCGCCGCTGGCGTCGATTTACGACCGGGGCGGCCGGGTGCTGTTGCTCGGCGTCGGCCACGACGTCGACAGTTCGCTGCACCTGGCCGAGTATCGGGCGTCCGTCGAGATGGAGGCGGTCCGGCACCGGGCGCCTGTCCTGCGGGACGGCGAGCGGGAGATGGTCGCCTACGAGGACATCGCCACCAGTACCGACGACTTCGAGGCGCTGGGTGCCGACTTCGAGCGCGAGGTCGGTGCCACCGAGGCCCCGGTCGGCGCGGGAACGGCGAAACTCCTGGACCAGTCCGCGCTGGTTGACTTCGCCGTCGAGTGGTTCGAGGCCAACCGAGGGCCCTGA
- the surE gene encoding 5'/3'-nucleotidase SurE, protein MDVLLTNDDGIDAVGIRALHDALLDGHEVTVVAPADDQSAVGRQLSREVELREHELGYAVEGTPTDCVVAGLEALDLDPDVVVAGCNRGANLGEYVLGRSGTVSAAVEAAFFGVPAVAASVYFPVGDMDFAEIDPDLPDFAEATRAVSYLVDHAPNVGVFEQADYLNVNAPLPPDSGHAPMEITRPSHAYDMDAEYDGGSVRIRDRIWERMAEGEIPDPKGSDRRAVVEGRVSVSPLTAPHTTTHHEALDGLAETYGG, encoded by the coding sequence ATGGACGTGCTTCTCACCAACGACGACGGCATCGACGCCGTCGGGATACGGGCCCTCCACGACGCCCTCCTCGACGGACACGAGGTGACCGTCGTGGCGCCGGCCGACGACCAGAGCGCGGTCGGCCGACAGCTCTCCCGGGAGGTCGAACTCCGGGAGCACGAACTCGGCTACGCGGTCGAGGGGACGCCGACGGACTGCGTCGTCGCCGGCCTGGAAGCGCTCGATCTCGATCCCGACGTCGTCGTCGCGGGCTGTAACCGCGGCGCCAACCTCGGCGAGTACGTCCTCGGCCGCTCGGGGACCGTCTCCGCGGCCGTCGAGGCCGCCTTCTTCGGCGTCCCCGCCGTCGCCGCCTCCGTCTATTTCCCCGTCGGCGACATGGACTTCGCCGAAATCGATCCCGACCTTCCGGACTTCGCCGAGGCGACCCGCGCCGTGAGCTACCTCGTCGACCACGCGCCGAACGTCGGCGTCTTCGAGCAGGCCGACTACCTCAACGTCAACGCCCCCCTGCCGCCGGACTCGGGGCACGCCCCCATGGAGATAACCCGCCCCTCCCACGCCTACGACATGGACGCCGAGTACGACGGCGGCAGCGTCCGCATCCGCGACCGCATCTGGGAGCGGATGGCCGAAGGCGAGATCCCGGACCCGAAGGGGAGCGACCGCCGGGCCGTCGTCGAGGGTCGGGTCAGCGTCTCCCCGCTGACGGCGCCGCACACGACCACCCACCACGAGGCGCTGGACGGGCTCGCCGAGACCTACGGCGGGTAG
- a CDS encoding NAD(P)-binding domain-containing protein: protein MDLLVVGAGEMGRWFARTSGADAVAFADRDPAVARAAADAVGGRAVPLDGDGRFEVVCIAVPMGAVPDVVAEHAHRATEAVVDVSGEMRDSVAALREHASGRERASFHPLFAAANAPGNVPVVVDSGGPTVASVREALEAAGNEVFETTPAEHDRAMETVQARAHTAVLAYALAAEEVDPRFHTTLSEPLAELVEGLTGNTPGVYADIQERFEGAETVAEAARSLAAADRETLLELYEDADR from the coding sequence ATGGATCTGCTGGTCGTCGGCGCCGGCGAGATGGGGCGGTGGTTCGCCCGCACGAGCGGTGCCGACGCCGTCGCCTTCGCCGACCGCGACCCGGCCGTGGCGCGGGCGGCCGCCGACGCCGTCGGCGGTCGGGCCGTCCCGCTGGATGGCGACGGTCGCTTCGAGGTCGTCTGTATCGCGGTGCCGATGGGTGCCGTTCCCGACGTCGTCGCCGAGCACGCCCACCGGGCGACGGAGGCGGTCGTCGACGTCTCCGGGGAGATGCGCGACTCCGTCGCCGCCCTCCGCGAGCACGCGTCGGGCCGGGAGCGGGCCAGTTTCCACCCGCTCTTCGCCGCGGCGAACGCCCCCGGCAACGTCCCGGTCGTCGTCGACAGCGGCGGCCCGACCGTCGCGTCGGTCCGGGAGGCGCTGGAGGCCGCCGGCAACGAGGTGTTCGAGACCACGCCCGCCGAACACGACCGCGCGATGGAGACCGTCCAGGCGCGGGCCCACACCGCGGTGCTGGCCTACGCCCTGGCGGCTGAGGAGGTCGACCCCCGCTTTCACACGACACTGTCGGAACCGCTGGCCGAACTCGTCGAGGGGCTGACCGGGAACACGCCGGGCGTCTACGCCGACATCCAGGAGCGCTTCGAGGGCGCCGAGACCGTCGCCGAGGCCGCCCGGTCCCTCGCGGCGGCCGACCGCGAGACGCTGCTGGAACTGTACGAGGACGCCGACCGATGA
- a CDS encoding S8 family peptidase, with protein MTEHDRRTFLKLSGTVLGGIAVGSTVVAGTRTDRHIVETKGRRTPEGFEVVHEMPGVKFSVVRAEASELASSKAVKNHAPDLEIRLNAPDVNESVPAFDADEYEGQPGDFLQWDKDDLNVPEAHETTEGEGTRVSVIDSGVLETHPDLAGPLNLDLSRNFTDDGGDHNPVGGDDHGTHVAGIVAADNGGGAGVNGTAPKTDLVDCRVFSGAQASFADILAAVVYSANVDADVANLSLGAYPVPRQGEGDFYGKVLNSTMTYANREGTLLVVAAGNDSADLQHDGGVISLPNEGAQALSVAATGPRGYGWDADGDGETTDLVAPPESPAFYTNYGTNAITLAAPGGDAVQKVIGTGVPWFNDLVFNTVFEYVDTDGDGEPDTRVPGYGWKAGTSMAAPNVAGAAALVKSTNPNYNANQIESALKRAASVPDGYDKAYYGAGYLDVVDAL; from the coding sequence ATGACAGAGCATGACAGGCGAACGTTCCTGAAGCTGAGTGGGACGGTTCTCGGTGGCATCGCCGTCGGCTCGACCGTGGTGGCCGGCACCCGGACCGACCGACACATCGTGGAGACCAAAGGCCGGCGCACGCCCGAAGGCTTCGAGGTGGTCCACGAGATGCCGGGCGTGAAGTTCTCGGTCGTCCGTGCCGAGGCGTCCGAACTGGCGTCGTCGAAGGCCGTCAAGAACCACGCGCCCGACCTCGAAATACGGCTGAACGCACCGGACGTAAACGAGTCGGTGCCGGCGTTCGACGCCGACGAGTACGAGGGACAGCCGGGCGACTTCCTCCAGTGGGACAAGGACGACCTGAACGTCCCGGAGGCCCACGAGACGACCGAGGGGGAGGGCACGCGAGTGTCGGTCATCGACTCCGGGGTGCTCGAGACTCACCCGGATCTGGCGGGACCGCTGAACCTCGACCTGTCGCGGAACTTCACCGACGACGGCGGCGACCACAACCCCGTCGGCGGTGACGATCACGGCACCCACGTCGCCGGCATCGTCGCCGCGGACAACGGCGGCGGCGCCGGCGTCAACGGCACGGCCCCGAAGACGGACCTCGTCGACTGTCGCGTGTTCTCCGGGGCGCAGGCGTCCTTCGCGGACATCCTCGCGGCCGTCGTCTACAGCGCCAACGTCGACGCCGACGTGGCGAACCTCTCGCTCGGGGCGTACCCGGTCCCGCGCCAGGGGGAGGGCGACTTCTACGGCAAGGTGCTCAACAGCACGATGACGTACGCCAACAGGGAGGGGACGCTCCTGGTCGTCGCGGCCGGCAACGACAGTGCGGACCTCCAGCACGACGGCGGCGTCATCAGCCTGCCGAACGAGGGCGCACAGGCGCTTTCGGTGGCCGCGACCGGGCCCCGCGGCTACGGCTGGGACGCCGACGGCGACGGCGAGACCACAGACCTCGTCGCACCGCCCGAATCGCCGGCCTTCTACACCAACTACGGGACCAACGCGATCACGCTGGCCGCACCGGGCGGCGACGCGGTCCAGAAAGTGATCGGGACTGGCGTCCCGTGGTTCAACGACCTCGTGTTCAACACAGTCTTCGAGTACGTCGACACCGATGGCGACGGCGAACCCGACACCCGGGTGCCGGGCTACGGCTGGAAGGCCGGCACGTCGATGGCCGCACCGAACGTCGCCGGGGCCGCCGCCCTCGTCAAGAGTACGAACCCGAACTACAACGCCAACCAGATCGAGAGCGCGCTGAAACGGGCCGCGAGCGTCCCGGACGGCTACGACAAGGCCTACTACGGCGCCGGCTATCTGGACGTCGTCGACGCGCTCTGA